In the Deinococcus ficus genome, one interval contains:
- the rsmG gene encoding 16S rRNA (guanine(527)-N(7))-methyltransferase RsmG has product MNEEATRLLTEGARATGVDAAPHLGAFADLLRLLQEGNARHNLTALKTEEDIVLKHFVDSLTCLRGGHLQGSLRVLDLGTGGGFPTFPLAIVQPELQITPVDATRKKIEYVRATAEALNLPQITPRSGRAEELGRDPELRGTFDRVVVRAVAALPILAELALPFLKSGGLLIAQKGPITPEELNAGRRAAREVGGAVREVDPFTLPVTGDDRTLIVIEKVAATPEKYPRAVGIPNSKPLFWRAK; this is encoded by the coding sequence GTGAATGAAGAAGCCACCCGCCTGCTGACCGAGGGGGCCCGGGCCACCGGCGTGGACGCTGCCCCTCACCTCGGCGCCTTCGCCGACCTGCTGCGCCTGCTACAGGAAGGCAACGCCCGCCACAACCTCACCGCTCTGAAAACCGAAGAGGACATCGTCCTGAAACACTTCGTGGATTCGCTCACCTGCCTGCGCGGCGGCCACCTCCAGGGTTCCCTGCGTGTGCTGGACCTGGGCACCGGCGGCGGTTTTCCCACCTTCCCGCTGGCGATCGTGCAGCCGGAGCTGCAGATCACGCCGGTGGATGCGACCCGCAAGAAGATCGAGTACGTGCGCGCGACTGCCGAGGCCCTGAACCTGCCTCAGATCACCCCGCGGTCGGGCCGGGCGGAGGAGTTGGGGCGCGACCCGGAGCTGCGCGGCACCTTCGACCGGGTGGTGGTGCGCGCCGTGGCTGCCCTGCCCATCCTGGCCGAGCTGGCCCTGCCGTTCCTCAAGTCCGGCGGCCTGCTCATCGCGCAGAAGGGCCCGATCACGCCCGAGGAACTGAACGCCGGGCGCCGCGCGGCCCGCGAGGTGGGCGGCGCGGTGCGCGAGGTGGACCCGTTCACCCTGCCCGTGACCGGCGACGACCGCACCCTGATCGTGATCGAGAAGGTCGCCGCCACGCCGGAGAAGTACCCCAGGGCCGTGGGCATCCCGAACAGCAAACCGTTATTCTGGCGGGCGAAGTGA